The Euphorbia lathyris chromosome 2, ddEupLath1.1, whole genome shotgun sequence genome includes a window with the following:
- the LOC136217964 gene encoding uncharacterized protein, with the protein MAELQFIFRFRTQNMSLSKVPVYHFLFFLSSIFLINSHGGDSVSPPSRCPEQDCGNGVKIKYPFWSTENATSDENCGYPQFGLSCSNMEPVLSISNDDFLVKGINYTNYTITLADKDVAGNLCPRARHNLSLANYPLDYIDLNLNMSFYFNCSSNPFSSSEPAGIGCLEFGSLQSYVIVVENDTEDVVWYGKCEANVVVTVMRATDIIGNGLITEFGVAMNRGFVLDWMTAKECGECERYNGFCGYNTTAEEYVCYCQDGSISNRCKDREAKALARRKRRLAGTTSVAGANSPVGATPSVEAASPTIASVSQGPASASEDLPLNRKRKSNADTESSRPRKKNTSVSLTVGGTPISTPSKEKGSTPFHEPIPDISGWWTRTFGKAVSFSCKDIVSSICNVLGRLPSASRVREQVPLPTAMEGIEKRAIEIINFAEGALCRDAERARELESLGTELATQKSLFDDVQGKVKVLEGACQKAISEKEEALKSLQAKSDELQKAIDDLNSSKEALEMQKRRAEEITAEDGARIYWYGERIHAAYEHGHPDRVLNRPKVPIPEKDLAEKWDKLEAEDADMDEVLLLDWQSFHDSPISREIPNQNVEEGAPQDVSHVEQVVPRSDAVTDLIVGDSLEADHPTGEDEGAAEGEWGNRGEGEETVV; encoded by the exons ATGGCTGAGCTGCAATTCATATTTCGTTTCAGAACGCAAAACATGTCATTGTCAAAAGTACCCGTGTACCATTTCCTCTTCTTTCTTTCATCTATCTTCCTCATTAACTCACACGGCGGCGACTCCGTATCTCCGCCTTCGCGATGCCCGGAACAGGATTGCGGAAACGGTGTTAAGATTAAATATCCGTTTTGGAGTACAGAAAACGCAACGAGTGATGAAAACTGTGGGTATCCTCAGTTTGGCCTTTCATGCTCTAACATGGAGCCTGTGTTGAGCATTTCTAATGATGATTTCTTAGTGAAAGGCATCAATTACACAAATTACACAATCACTCTTGCCGATAAGGATGTCGCCGGCAATCTATGTCCTAGAGCTCGTCATAATCTTAGTTTAGCAAACTATCCACTCGATTACATAGATCTGAATTTGAATATGagcttttattttaattgctcttcaaatcctttttcttcttccgaACCCGCCGGGATTGGGTGTTTGGAATTTGGTAGTCTGCAGTCGTATGTTATTGTGGTGGAGAATGATACGGAAGATGTTGTTTGGTATGGAAAATGCGAAGCGAATGTGGTGGTGACGGTGATGAGGGCGACGGATATAATCGGAAATGGGTTGATTACAGAGTTTGGTGTTGCTATGAACAGAGGATTTGTGCTTGATTGGATGACGGCTAAGGAATGCGGGGAATGTGAGCGGTACAACGGGTTCTGTGGGTACAATACGACTGCAGAAGAATACGTGTGCTATTGCCAGGATGGTTCAATTAGCAATCGCTGCAAAG atcgggaagcgAAAGCCTTGGCGAGGAGGAAGAGGCGATTGGcgggaacaacttctgttgcaggggcgaattctcctgtgggggcgactccttctgttgaggcggcttccccCACAATTGCTTCCGTTTCACAAGGCCCTGCTTCTGCTTCTGAGGACCTTCCCTTAAATAGGAAGCGGAAGAGTAATGCGGATACGGAGTCTTCTCGCCCCAGGAAGAAAAATACCTCCGTATCCTTGACTGTTGGTGGTACACCCATATCCACCCCATCCAAAGAAAAGGGCAGTACTCCATTTCACGAG CCAATTCCTGACAttagcgggtggtggactaggacctttggtaaagccgtgagcttttcctgtaaggacattgtttcttccatatgcaatgtccttgggcgactcccctctgcttctCGCGTGCGCGAACAAGTGCCGCTTCCAACtgccatggaggggattgagaagcgtgctatagag attatcaatttcgcggagggtgccctctgcagggatgctgaacgagctagAGAGCTGGAAAGCCTTggcactgaattggcgactcagaagtcgctttttgatgatgtccaaggcaaagtaaaggtccttgaaggcgcttgtcagaaggccatcagcgagaaggaggaagctctcaaatccctccaggctaagtccgatgagcttcagaaggccattgatgatctgaattcgtccaaggaagctttggagatgcaaaagaggagggccgaggagatcacagctgaagatggtgctcgcatctattggtatggagagcggattcatgcggcttatgagcatggacatccagatcgtgtacttaatcgccccaaggttcccattcctgaaaaggatttagctgaaaaatgggacaagttggaggccgaggatgccgatatggatgaggtacttctcctagattggcagagttttcatgactctccaattagccgtgagatcccaaatcagaaTGTAGAAGAAGGGGCACCACAAGATGTTTCTCACGTTGAACAAGTGGTACCTCGCTCtgatgcggttactgatctgattgttggggattcgcttgaagcagatcaccccactggagaagatgaaggagccgctgaaggcgaatggggcaatagaggcgaaggagaagaaactgtagtataa